DNA from Bradyrhizobium japonicum USDA 6:
GCGGCCCGCGTAGTGGGGATTTCGTCGTGACGTCAAAGTTTCGCCCGGCCGGCTCGGGGTGGGCCATCATTGTCTTGAGCCTGACGGCGCTCGCGCTTGCCGGCTGCGGCCGCAAGGGCCCGCTGGATCTTCCGCCGACCGCCTCCAGTGCATCCACGGCCAATGTCGCGCCTTCAACCGACACCGAGACCGAAGCCCAGAGGACGCCGAGCGTGTTCAATCCCACCTACGGTGCGGACGCGGCGCCGACGGCCGCCAAGGGCAAGAAGAAATCGTTTATCCTCGACCCGCTCCTGGACGAACCTCCCGGCAAAAATTGAGCCGGGATAGCTGAGCCGACGCCATGAACCATTTCGACTATCGCAACGGCG
Protein-coding regions in this window:
- the lptM gene encoding LPS translocon maturation chaperone LptM, which translates into the protein MTSKFRPAGSGWAIIVLSLTALALAGCGRKGPLDLPPTASSASTANVAPSTDTETEAQRTPSVFNPTYGADAAPTAAKGKKKSFILDPLLDEPPGKN